In Planctomicrobium piriforme, a single genomic region encodes these proteins:
- a CDS encoding DUF1571 domain-containing protein, which produces MRFLQSRRKFLSRSVAGLTVVGMGLLSARSLLADPTQIAARIEETPTEHVLTPALKAASASLKAMDDVKDYSATFHKKEFVGRKLIATSMSLKLRESPFSVYLKFIDPHGGREVIFIEGKNENNLLVHDTGFASLAGTLSLDPKGSYAMDENRYPVTNIGLRHLVTKVIETWLGDVKEEGITVQQHDGVALDGLTCKTYEVVHRKQHAQSKYQLSRLYVDEATGYPVRVQAYAFSAKREPMGSTGTLVEDYYYSKMVTNIGLTDADFDVKNPKYDF; this is translated from the coding sequence ATGAGATTTCTTCAGAGCCGCCGCAAATTTTTGTCACGTTCCGTGGCCGGACTCACGGTCGTCGGCATGGGACTGCTGTCGGCCCGTTCGCTTTTGGCCGACCCGACGCAGATCGCCGCCCGGATTGAAGAAACGCCAACCGAACATGTCCTGACCCCCGCACTCAAGGCCGCGTCCGCCAGCCTGAAGGCGATGGACGACGTGAAGGACTACTCCGCGACGTTCCACAAAAAGGAATTCGTCGGCCGTAAGCTCATTGCGACCAGCATGTCGCTCAAGCTGCGGGAATCCCCGTTCAGCGTCTATCTCAAGTTCATTGATCCGCATGGCGGGCGTGAAGTGATTTTCATCGAAGGCAAAAACGAGAACAACCTGCTCGTCCATGACACCGGTTTCGCCTCGCTGGCGGGGACTTTGTCGCTCGATCCCAAGGGGAGCTATGCGATGGACGAAAACCGCTATCCCGTCACCAATATCGGGTTGCGGCATCTCGTGACCAAGGTGATTGAAACCTGGCTGGGTGATGTCAAAGAAGAAGGCATCACCGTTCAGCAGCACGATGGAGTTGCACTGGACGGTCTCACCTGCAAAACGTACGAAGTCGTTCACCGCAAACAGCACGCACAGTCCAAATACCAGCTTTCGCGGCTGTATGTGGATGAAGCGACCGGTTACCCGGTACGGGTGCAGGCGTATGCCTTCTCAGCAAAACGGGAACCAATGGGATCAACGGGGACGCTGGTCGAAGACTATTACTACAGCAAAATGGTCACGAATATCGGCCTGACCGACGCCGACTTCGACGTGAAGAACCCGAAATACGATTTCTGA
- a CDS encoding DUF1501 domain-containing protein, producing the protein MLNNNLLHVRLNREGQITRRQLLRLAGGGFAALAGGGLLKTLGLNAAEMKKAGRSCIMVFLNGAPSQFETWDPKPGTATGGPTKAIATAIPGVEFAEYWPKMAQLMNDVSVIRSLEGKEAAHERGFYHLHTGHRLIGNTRYPHIGSLTAYKLGDPDSDIPNFVSLGNTESSGFLGVKVAPFISRPGELPDNVVAPFTGPRADRRMELLKQQDAEFSKLGASYIANEHTELYRKAAELMTSSRLQAFTVNGESDAVKLQYGNNAFGKGCLVARRLVEAGVPFVEVQRGGWDLHENLWQRMPAASAEVDQGLTTLISDLKQRGLLEKTLVVCLGEFGRTPQINTRAPAVGRDHWARNFNLLMAGGGVKGGVCVGKTSADGMEIAERPVTVDDLFQTICTSLKIDPNEELYTPEGRPVKVVDSGAPVAELLL; encoded by the coding sequence ATGCTCAACAACAATCTGCTGCACGTCCGACTGAATCGCGAAGGGCAGATCACCCGTCGGCAGTTGCTGCGTCTGGCAGGGGGCGGCTTTGCCGCACTCGCCGGCGGCGGACTGCTGAAGACGCTGGGGCTGAACGCCGCGGAAATGAAAAAGGCCGGCCGCTCGTGCATCATGGTTTTTCTCAACGGAGCCCCGAGCCAGTTTGAGACCTGGGATCCAAAACCCGGGACCGCCACAGGGGGGCCAACCAAAGCCATCGCCACCGCGATTCCGGGCGTCGAGTTCGCCGAATATTGGCCCAAGATGGCCCAGTTGATGAACGACGTTTCCGTCATCCGTTCGCTGGAAGGAAAGGAAGCAGCCCATGAACGGGGCTTCTATCACCTGCACACCGGGCATCGGCTGATCGGCAATACCAGGTATCCGCACATCGGTTCCCTCACCGCATACAAGCTCGGCGATCCCGATTCCGATATCCCCAACTTCGTCAGCCTGGGAAACACCGAAAGTTCGGGCTTTCTCGGCGTAAAGGTGGCTCCCTTCATCAGCCGGCCAGGCGAACTGCCTGACAACGTGGTCGCCCCCTTCACCGGTCCCCGGGCCGACCGCCGGATGGAACTACTCAAGCAGCAGGATGCGGAGTTCTCGAAACTCGGGGCATCGTACATCGCCAACGAACATACCGAGCTGTATCGGAAAGCCGCGGAGCTGATGACCTCGTCTCGGCTGCAGGCGTTCACCGTGAATGGCGAATCCGACGCCGTCAAACTGCAGTACGGGAACAACGCGTTTGGGAAAGGCTGTCTGGTTGCGCGGAGACTGGTGGAAGCAGGCGTGCCATTTGTCGAAGTACAACGGGGCGGGTGGGACTTGCATGAAAACCTGTGGCAGCGAATGCCGGCTGCCTCGGCGGAAGTCGATCAGGGTTTGACGACGCTGATCTCCGATCTCAAGCAACGGGGACTCCTCGAGAAGACGCTGGTCGTCTGTCTGGGCGAGTTCGGCCGCACGCCACAGATCAACACGCGTGCTCCGGCGGTCGGTCGCGATCACTGGGCCAGGAACTTCAACCTGCTGATGGCTGGCGGCGGCGTCAAAGGGGGCGTCTGCGTTGGCAAGACCAGCGCTGACGGCATGGAGATCGCCGAGCGGCCTGTCACGGTCGACGATTTGTTCCAAACGATCTGCACCAGTCTCAAAATCGACCCGAACGAAGAACTGTACACGCCGGAAGGGCGGCCTGTGAAAGTCGTCGACTCCGGTGCCCCGGTGGCCGAACTTCTATTGTAA
- a CDS encoding beta-ketoacyl-[acyl-carrier-protein] synthase family protein, which yields MVAGNQRSRVVITGVGVVSPVGIGQSAFWSNMTAGRSGITPLSAFPSQNLPCKLAAEIRDFDPLQYIHERKFLKVMSRDIQLGVSAATLAMQDAGLVNGDVNPDRLGVEFGAGHISFTPDELADAARLMEGLTESEISNRWGPTAIGKIAPLWLLKQCPNMPACHVAIEHGARGPNNTITSADASALLALQESMRCINRGHADVMIVGACSSNINPVDIARISLVDTLSPQNDPEQGCRPFDRDRDGSIVGEGSAVFIVERYSHAVARGAEIYCEVLGVGAGCDGRGDENVAGGRGLSSAMGAALRQANVSPRELGHINAHGKSTRNDDWVEARAYHHSFGDDTHRIPVVALKSYFGNFDAGSGAVELAGSILSLKHGELPATLNYKHPDPLCRLNVSRDPQRLRSSIAMTVNRTSMGQSAAAILRAI from the coding sequence ATGGTTGCTGGAAATCAACGTTCCCGTGTCGTGATTACCGGTGTCGGCGTCGTTTCGCCGGTCGGGATCGGCCAGAGCGCGTTCTGGTCCAACATGACGGCCGGACGTTCAGGCATCACTCCGTTGAGCGCCTTTCCCAGCCAGAACCTCCCCTGCAAGCTCGCCGCTGAAATCCGGGATTTCGATCCCCTCCAATACATTCATGAGCGGAAATTCCTGAAAGTGATGTCCCGCGACATCCAGCTCGGAGTCTCCGCCGCCACCCTCGCCATGCAGGATGCCGGACTGGTCAACGGGGATGTGAACCCCGACCGTCTGGGCGTCGAATTTGGCGCCGGGCACATCTCGTTTACTCCGGATGAACTCGCCGACGCGGCCCGCCTGATGGAAGGGCTGACCGAAAGTGAAATTTCCAACCGCTGGGGACCGACCGCGATCGGCAAGATCGCGCCGCTCTGGCTCCTCAAGCAGTGCCCGAACATGCCGGCCTGCCACGTCGCCATCGAACATGGTGCCCGCGGCCCCAATAACACGATCACCAGCGCCGACGCATCCGCCCTGCTCGCTTTGCAGGAGTCGATGCGGTGCATCAACCGCGGCCATGCCGACGTGATGATCGTCGGGGCCTGCAGCTCGAACATCAATCCGGTCGACATCGCCCGCATCAGCCTCGTCGACACGCTGTCTCCGCAGAACGATCCCGAACAGGGCTGCCGTCCGTTCGATCGCGACCGCGACGGCTCGATCGTCGGCGAAGGCTCGGCTGTGTTCATCGTCGAACGCTACAGCCATGCTGTCGCCCGCGGTGCTGAAATCTATTGCGAAGTCCTCGGCGTCGGAGCTGGCTGCGACGGACGGGGCGATGAGAACGTGGCCGGCGGCCGCGGACTCTCGAGTGCCATGGGCGCGGCCCTGCGTCAGGCCAACGTCTCTCCCCGCGAACTGGGACACATTAACGCTCACGGCAAAAGCACCCGGAACGACGATTGGGTCGAAGCCCGGGCGTATCACCATTCCTTCGGCGACGACACGCACCGCATTCCGGTCGTGGCTCTCAAGAGCTACTTCGGAAACTTCGATGCCGGCTCGGGCGCCGTCGAACTGGCAGGCAGCATCCTCTCGCTCAAGCATGGCGAGTTGCCGGCGACGCTGAACTACAAGCATCCCGATCCGCTCTGTCGTCTGAACGTTTCCCGCGACCCGCAACGTCTGCGATCTTCGATCGCGATGACAGTGAACCGCACGTCGATGGGCCAAAGCGCCGCCGCCATCCTCCGGGCAATCTAG
- the ccsA gene encoding cytochrome c biogenesis protein, translating to MYEKSSEAGTKLTALRAGDGYPSRQIPKSSSPAWTRMQQILKPIASLKLTVALFVAAIIIVLVGTLAQVHDDIWKVVHDYFRVDFRRLFISAFPWLNLQELFVWIDPKLFFPPAFFPEGAPQLPSFVGLWFPKGWIIGFVMMLNLFAAHLVRFKVQATGGRLVAGWIVIALGMLVTLAVILSGSNPDGLQTAPWLSYRTLWWLTQTTLFGLCAVSIYAAISTAPQNPEQRWLFGLLAAGLAICSYFAFQGDGSNEAAMRILYQVLKATFAGLVLLAGCIAVFRKRAGIVLLHAGIGLMMAYDVLVGVEHVESQMHIIEGESTRFSRDMRETELAVIDHSPKDEDLVTVIAGRRFNRKDDVIADDKLPFKIEVLEYYPNSTLLGPRQPLPDGVPTENPATAGLGTQVRVAPVAQSTGTDTDSRIDIPSAYVKLTDKDGKDLGVYLVSANFDMNLDDTPQPIQVGDKTYDLALRFRRLYNDYTVTLKDVQKNDYKGTDKPRDYSSFIVLDDPARDTKFEHRIWMNNPMRYGGKTFYQSSFAKLNDGEMTTLQVVDNAGWMTPYVACMMVVVGMIFHFGQTLLRFLHRRLRATEGVALETDAAEESTDVLGPGRDHGKLDRISWIVAAIIVLGTGISLAMVMLPRGEKADQFHLKQFGAIPMWYKGRPQPLDTFARNTLMQLSDYQSYKDANGKSQPAVQWLIDLMADEDKARALPIIRIENEEVRMAIGLKTRPGFTYSINELNATIDKIIEQAQAAAKTPPKERTLLQRKTVELANRLVFYSFLERTLGRAPELPKTEMPADTPAMTKLATRAQQYFEYLRGAREAIQGFSEQYNLGPLPLVVPTHLGTEDQKKPAIEELNSKWEPLTIAHVYQQFYGEFPAPTPPAIEQFTAILNDYQAGDVAKFNKDLDAYDALLTKYASPDDLPVSKVHFEAWYNRVRAFDVSSWLYVFAGVLAMLGWLFWPQVFERSAFWLLLLIFLVHTAALLGRIYISGRPPVTNLYSSAVFIGWAVVLGGLVIEAMTRLGIGNVVAAIAGFMTLRIAAGLAGDGDTFVVLEAVLDTQFWLATHVVCITLGYATTYMAGMFGVMYLLLGVATPSLTPKMSKELVRMIYGTLCFATFFSFWGTVLGGLWADDSWGRFWGWDPKENGALIIVLWNALVLHARWGGMVRDRGLAVLAVIGNIVVSWSWFGVNELGVGLHSYGFTEGRLKMLALFVISQLVIAGIGLLPKSVWLSSRNLGERVA from the coding sequence ATGTACGAGAAATCATCCGAAGCCGGGACGAAGCTCACTGCCCTGCGGGCGGGAGATGGATACCCGTCGCGGCAAATTCCCAAGTCCAGTTCGCCTGCCTGGACGCGGATGCAACAGATCCTCAAGCCGATTGCCTCGCTGAAGCTGACTGTCGCACTGTTCGTGGCGGCGATTATCATCGTGCTGGTCGGCACGCTGGCCCAGGTGCATGACGACATCTGGAAAGTGGTGCATGACTACTTTCGGGTCGACTTCCGACGGCTGTTCATCTCGGCTTTTCCCTGGCTGAACCTGCAGGAACTTTTCGTCTGGATCGATCCCAAGCTCTTTTTCCCACCTGCCTTCTTCCCCGAGGGCGCGCCGCAGTTGCCGTCGTTCGTGGGACTCTGGTTTCCCAAAGGCTGGATCATCGGCTTCGTGATGATGCTGAATCTGTTTGCCGCGCATCTCGTGCGGTTCAAGGTTCAGGCGACCGGCGGGCGACTGGTGGCCGGCTGGATTGTGATTGCTCTGGGGATGCTGGTGACGCTGGCCGTGATTCTCAGCGGCTCGAATCCCGACGGCCTGCAAACAGCTCCCTGGCTCAGCTACCGCACACTCTGGTGGCTGACGCAAACAACCTTGTTCGGACTCTGTGCCGTTTCGATTTATGCGGCCATCTCGACTGCCCCCCAGAACCCAGAGCAGCGATGGCTCTTCGGACTTCTCGCTGCCGGCTTGGCGATCTGTTCGTATTTCGCGTTTCAAGGAGACGGTTCCAATGAAGCGGCGATGCGAATTCTCTATCAGGTGCTGAAAGCGACCTTTGCCGGACTTGTGCTGCTGGCGGGCTGCATTGCTGTCTTTCGCAAACGGGCCGGCATTGTCCTGCTGCACGCCGGGATCGGCCTGATGATGGCATACGACGTACTGGTCGGCGTCGAGCATGTGGAAAGCCAGATGCACATCATTGAAGGCGAATCGACCCGATTCAGCCGTGACATGCGCGAAACCGAACTGGCCGTCATCGACCATTCGCCCAAAGATGAAGACCTGGTCACCGTGATTGCAGGTCGCCGGTTCAATCGCAAAGACGATGTCATTGCGGACGACAAGCTCCCCTTCAAAATCGAAGTGCTCGAGTACTACCCCAACTCGACGCTGCTCGGCCCGCGACAGCCGTTGCCGGATGGAGTTCCGACCGAGAATCCGGCGACCGCTGGACTTGGCACTCAGGTACGCGTTGCGCCTGTTGCTCAATCGACCGGCACCGATACCGACAGCCGGATCGACATCCCCAGCGCCTATGTGAAGTTGACCGACAAGGACGGCAAGGATCTGGGCGTGTACCTGGTGTCGGCAAACTTCGACATGAATCTCGATGACACGCCGCAGCCGATCCAGGTGGGGGACAAAACCTATGATCTCGCCCTCCGTTTCCGCAGGCTTTACAACGACTACACCGTCACGCTGAAAGACGTGCAGAAGAACGACTACAAGGGAACCGACAAGCCCCGCGATTACTCGTCGTTCATCGTCCTCGACGATCCTGCGCGCGATACCAAGTTCGAACATCGCATCTGGATGAACAACCCGATGCGCTACGGCGGCAAAACGTTCTACCAGTCCAGCTTCGCCAAGCTCAACGACGGCGAAATGACGACGCTGCAGGTAGTGGATAACGCCGGGTGGATGACCCCCTATGTCGCCTGCATGATGGTCGTCGTCGGCATGATCTTCCATTTCGGACAGACGCTACTGCGGTTTTTGCACCGCAGACTCCGCGCGACGGAGGGAGTGGCTCTGGAAACCGATGCCGCCGAGGAAAGCACCGACGTGCTTGGCCCAGGCCGCGATCACGGCAAACTCGACCGCATCAGTTGGATCGTCGCCGCGATCATTGTGCTGGGGACCGGCATTTCTCTGGCGATGGTGATGCTCCCTCGCGGCGAAAAAGCAGATCAGTTCCATCTGAAGCAGTTCGGCGCGATTCCGATGTGGTACAAGGGACGACCGCAGCCGTTGGATACCTTCGCCCGTAATACGCTGATGCAGCTCTCGGATTATCAGAGCTACAAGGACGCCAACGGGAAGTCACAGCCGGCCGTGCAGTGGCTGATTGATCTGATGGCCGATGAGGATAAAGCCCGGGCACTGCCGATCATTCGCATCGAGAACGAAGAGGTCCGCATGGCGATCGGCCTCAAAACGCGGCCTGGCTTCACTTACTCGATTAACGAACTCAACGCGACGATCGACAAGATCATCGAACAGGCTCAGGCCGCCGCAAAGACTCCCCCCAAAGAACGTACGCTGTTGCAGCGCAAAACTGTTGAACTCGCCAACCGACTGGTCTTCTACAGCTTCCTCGAACGAACTCTGGGGCGGGCTCCTGAACTGCCGAAAACCGAGATGCCGGCCGACACTCCGGCCATGACCAAACTGGCAACTCGGGCGCAGCAGTACTTCGAATACCTGCGCGGCGCGCGGGAGGCGATTCAGGGCTTCAGCGAGCAGTACAACCTGGGGCCGCTGCCGTTGGTGGTGCCGACGCACCTGGGGACTGAAGACCAGAAGAAGCCGGCCATCGAAGAACTGAACTCGAAGTGGGAACCGCTGACGATTGCCCACGTCTATCAGCAGTTTTACGGTGAGTTCCCCGCCCCCACTCCGCCTGCCATCGAACAGTTCACCGCGATCCTGAATGATTATCAGGCGGGCGATGTCGCGAAGTTCAACAAAGACCTCGATGCCTACGACGCACTTCTGACGAAGTATGCCTCGCCGGACGATCTGCCGGTTTCGAAGGTTCACTTTGAAGCCTGGTACAACCGCGTACGGGCGTTCGACGTGAGTTCGTGGCTGTATGTGTTCGCCGGGGTGCTGGCGATGCTGGGCTGGCTGTTCTGGCCGCAGGTGTTCGAACGTTCGGCGTTCTGGCTGCTGCTGCTGATCTTCCTCGTGCACACTGCAGCACTACTGGGACGAATCTACATTTCGGGGCGTCCTCCGGTGACGAATCTTTACTCGTCGGCCGTGTTCATCGGCTGGGCGGTGGTGCTGGGGGGACTGGTCATTGAGGCGATGACCCGACTCGGTATCGGCAACGTCGTAGCGGCCATTGCCGGCTTTATGACGCTGCGAATTGCCGCCGGCCTGGCAGGAGACGGCGACACGTTCGTAGTTCTCGAAGCGGTGTTGGATACCCAGTTCTGGCTGGCGACTCATGTGGTCTGCATCACGCTGGGCTACGCGACCACCTACATGGCCGGCATGTTCGGGGTCATGTACCTGCTGCTGGGAGTGGCGACGCCGTCGTTGACGCCCAAGATGAGCAAAGAACTCGTCCGGATGATCTACGGCACGCTCTGCTTTGCCACGTTCTTCAGCTTCTGGGGAACCGTGCTGGGGGGCCTGTGGGCGGACGATTCCTGGGGACGTTTCTGGGGCTGGGATCCCAAGGAAAACGGCGCTCTTATCATCGTGTTGTGGAATGCTCTCGTGCTGCACGCACGTTGGGGAGGCATGGTCCGCGACCGGGGGCTCGCTGTGCTGGCGGTCATCGGAAACATCGTCGTCAGTTGGTCGTGGTTTGGGGTCAACGAACTGGGGGTCGGTCTGCACAGTTACGGCTTCACCGAAGGCCGCTTGAAGATGCTGGCGCTGTTCGTGATCTCGCAACTGGTGATCGCCGGCATTGGCTTGCTGCCGAAATCCGTTTGGCTCAGCAGCCGCAATCTGGGCGAACGAGTCGCGTAA
- a CDS encoding SGNH/GDSL hydrolase family protein, whose product MRSHCTVLLLSSLIFAPLTALAADPFPLNAKAIVFLGDSITAAGHYIDDVEVQLRLAGHDAPQLINLGLSSETVTGLSEPGHPFPRPDVHERLTRVLDKLHPEVVVACYGMNDGIYHPFSEERFAAYQAGINNLIKAVHASGAKLILMTPPPFDPAPLKSSGKLLPAAASGYGYNGVYENYDSEVIARYASWIMSQANKVEMVIDLYAPVLHSLAEHRVDDPDFAFAKDGVHLSAAGHQILAQAILDAWHVPNVPQPDAELAKLVAARQSILHAAWLSDIGHKRPGIAAGLPIEQAQKKAADLDQQIKARRDAIRPQ is encoded by the coding sequence ATGCGCTCACACTGCACAGTCCTGCTGTTGTCGTCACTCATCTTCGCTCCCCTGACGGCGTTAGCAGCAGATCCGTTCCCGCTGAACGCGAAGGCCATTGTCTTTCTCGGCGACTCCATCACCGCGGCCGGGCATTACATCGACGATGTCGAAGTGCAGCTGCGGCTGGCCGGTCACGACGCGCCGCAGTTGATCAATCTCGGACTTTCCAGCGAAACAGTGACCGGTCTCAGCGAACCGGGGCACCCGTTCCCCCGGCCCGACGTGCATGAGCGCCTGACTCGCGTTCTCGACAAGCTGCATCCCGAAGTCGTCGTCGCCTGCTACGGTATGAACGATGGCATCTATCACCCTTTCAGCGAAGAGCGGTTCGCGGCCTATCAGGCGGGCATCAACAACCTGATCAAAGCCGTGCATGCTTCCGGCGCGAAACTGATTTTGATGACTCCCCCGCCGTTCGACCCTGCCCCGCTCAAATCCTCGGGGAAACTGCTGCCAGCCGCGGCGAGCGGCTACGGTTACAACGGCGTGTATGAGAACTATGACTCGGAAGTGATCGCCCGCTACGCCAGTTGGATCATGTCCCAAGCAAACAAAGTCGAGATGGTCATCGACCTGTACGCGCCGGTGCTGCACTCCCTGGCCGAGCATCGAGTGGACGATCCCGATTTCGCATTCGCTAAAGACGGCGTGCATCTGAGCGCCGCCGGACATCAGATTCTGGCGCAGGCGATTCTGGACGCCTGGCATGTGCCCAATGTCCCTCAGCCGGATGCGGAACTGGCGAAGCTGGTCGCCGCGCGGCAGTCGATTCTGCATGCTGCCTGGCTCAGCGATATCGGCCATAAACGGCCAGGCATCGCAGCGGGACTGCCGATCGAACAGGCGCAAAAGAAAGCGGCGGACCTGGATCAACAGATCAAGGCCCGCCGCGATGCGATTCGACCGCAGTAA
- a CDS encoding DUF1549 domain-containing protein, with the protein MVRTRRLQITCIALLAMVAVSMFAAALTAAPKPAAPPRKPRVQLPDLKTPEDKVRFLELIRSNFPATKQSKNLSFSASDLDERLDADIAKATSTPFARVIDDETFIRRATIDLTGHYPTPAELQAFIENKDPKKRAKLVDQLLETDAYARKWARYWREVIFHGSAAATVTTNANALEDWFFEQFKNNTPWDRVVAELVSAYPKRQPASVKNENNAWYQNYGPNNFVLACDRVPETIASQTARIFMGISIGCAECHDHPFDNWKREQFHELAAFFTTGKYLMTDQKDPTKKIEMYPKFLLGEDPEVELTPDQRRVAAAAYLVYNPANYWFSRAYVNRIWNELLGDGFYSVDSLGPDKECSHQLVANRLGATFRYSGFDTKWLFRTIMNTHAYQREISTIDTDADLFTAVRPARLRHYEVADNLERLVGPNEGLRRQVKAAFLQDPSMPQRDLEGSIQQALLMMNNGYVQSRLATGDLKNRLVLIKTNPELITTAFLEVVARHPTDDEKARFDKFINESASRDEAAADLLWILTNSAEFITKR; encoded by the coding sequence ATGGTCCGAACTCGTCGCCTGCAAATCACTTGCATTGCCCTGCTGGCAATGGTCGCAGTTTCGATGTTTGCCGCGGCTCTCACTGCGGCTCCCAAACCGGCTGCTCCCCCGCGCAAGCCTCGGGTCCAACTGCCAGATCTGAAAACTCCGGAAGACAAAGTTCGCTTCCTGGAACTGATTCGCAGCAATTTTCCGGCGACGAAGCAATCCAAAAACCTGAGCTTTTCTGCGAGTGACCTCGATGAACGACTTGATGCCGATATCGCGAAGGCGACATCCACACCGTTCGCCCGTGTCATTGACGATGAAACTTTCATCCGCCGTGCGACCATCGACCTCACCGGGCACTACCCGACGCCGGCCGAGCTACAGGCGTTCATCGAAAACAAGGATCCCAAAAAACGGGCCAAGCTCGTCGATCAGTTGCTGGAGACGGACGCCTATGCCCGCAAGTGGGCTCGTTACTGGCGGGAAGTGATCTTTCACGGGTCGGCCGCAGCCACCGTGACTACCAACGCCAACGCACTGGAAGACTGGTTCTTCGAACAGTTCAAGAACAATACGCCGTGGGACAGAGTGGTGGCCGAACTGGTTTCCGCGTACCCCAAACGCCAGCCAGCGAGCGTCAAGAACGAGAACAATGCCTGGTACCAGAATTACGGGCCCAACAACTTCGTCCTCGCCTGCGACCGCGTGCCGGAAACGATTGCCTCGCAGACGGCGCGAATCTTTATGGGGATCAGCATCGGCTGTGCGGAATGCCATGACCATCCGTTCGATAACTGGAAGCGCGAACAGTTTCACGAACTGGCGGCGTTCTTCACGACGGGCAAATACCTGATGACGGATCAGAAAGATCCGACTAAGAAGATCGAAATGTATCCGAAGTTCCTGCTGGGCGAAGATCCGGAAGTCGAGCTGACTCCCGACCAGCGTCGCGTCGCCGCCGCCGCGTATCTGGTCTACAACCCGGCCAATTACTGGTTCTCGCGCGCGTATGTGAATCGCATCTGGAACGAACTGCTGGGGGACGGCTTTTATTCAGTCGACAGCCTGGGTCCGGATAAAGAGTGTTCTCATCAACTGGTGGCCAACCGGTTGGGTGCGACCTTCCGCTACTCGGGATTCGATACCAAATGGCTGTTCCGGACGATCATGAACACGCATGCCTATCAGCGTGAAATCAGCACGATCGACACCGATGCCGACCTGTTCACGGCCGTGCGACCGGCGCGGCTGCGGCACTATGAAGTGGCCGACAACCTGGAACGCCTGGTCGGTCCCAATGAAGGCCTGCGACGACAGGTGAAAGCCGCGTTTCTGCAGGATCCGTCGATGCCTCAGCGGGATCTCGAAGGTTCGATTCAGCAGGCACTGCTGATGATGAACAACGGCTATGTGCAATCCCGGCTGGCAACCGGCGACCTGAAAAACCGCCTGGTTCTCATCAAAACCAATCCGGAACTGATTACCACGGCGTTTCTGGAAGTTGTGGCCCGCCATCCGACCGATGATGAGAAGGCACGCTTCGACAAGTTCATCAACGAGTCAGCGTCGCGCGATGAAGCGGCGGCCGATCTGCTCTGGATTCTGACCAACTCCGCTGAATTTATAACGAAGCGGTAA
- a CDS encoding helix-turn-helix domain-containing protein — protein sequence MSQNIQRVHRQLTDAERKVYQERLEQIEIDKPELLRQGRDLRAAHDALVEKVVQELADAKEASGMSLSALEEQTGIDRSRLSRFFTSGSNPTLLTLNRIARALGKEIVVTLK from the coding sequence ATGAGCCAGAACATCCAGCGCGTGCATCGCCAACTGACCGACGCGGAGCGCAAAGTTTATCAAGAACGGCTCGAACAGATTGAGATCGACAAGCCAGAACTATTGCGGCAGGGTCGGGATCTCAGAGCGGCCCACGATGCGCTGGTCGAAAAAGTGGTTCAGGAATTGGCGGACGCGAAGGAGGCTTCTGGAATGAGCCTTTCAGCGCTTGAAGAACAGACCGGCATCGACCGGTCCCGGCTGTCGAGATTTTTCACATCCGGTTCCAATCCAACGCTGCTGACGTTGAATCGAATCGCCAGAGCCCTCGGTAAAGAGATTGTTGTTACGCTGAAATAG